A genomic stretch from Hemibagrus wyckioides isolate EC202008001 linkage group LG02, SWU_Hwy_1.0, whole genome shotgun sequence includes:
- the higd2a gene encoding HIG1 domain family member 2A, mitochondrial, with protein sequence MAVASSPVEQTAAAKTAPPVAAAFDLSNPPVIDGFTPLPRPREEGFKDKFIRKTKENPFVPIGCLGTAGALIYGLRAFKQGKTRQSQLLMRTRIFAQGFTVVAIIVGVATAALKSRP encoded by the exons ATGGCGGTTGCGTCCAGTCCGGTAGAACAAACCGCAGCGGCTAAAACAGCGCCGCCAGTAGCCGCTGCTTTCGATCTGTCCAACCCACCGGTCATTGACGGCTTCACTCCTCTGCCCAGGCCCAGAGAAGAGGGTTTTAAAGACAAGTTCATACGGAAAACCAAAGAAAACCCGTTTGTTCCTATCG GTTGCCTGGGCACTGCAGGAGCGTTGATCTACGGCCTCAGAGCCTTCAAACAGGGGAAGACTCGCCAATCCCAGCTTCTCATGCGCACTCGGATCTTCGCCCAAGGATTTACCGTCGTGGCCATTATAGTGGGCGTCGCCACAGCAGCACTAAAATCCAGACCGTGA
- the faf2 gene encoding FAS-associated factor 2, whose protein sequence is MAAPEEQELSQAQTEKLLQFQDLTGLESMDQCRRTLEQHNWNIEAAVQDRLNEQEGVPSVFNPPPARPLQVNTGDHRVYSYIVSRPQPRGLLGWSYYLIMLPFRFTYYTLMDIFRFALRFIRPDPRGRVTDPVGDVVSFIHSFEEKYGRSHPVFYQGTYSQALNDAKRELRYLLVYLHGDDHQDTDEFCRNTLCTEEVLTFINTRMLFWACSTSRPEGYRVSQALRENTYPFLAMIMLKDRKMTVVGRLEGLIQPEDFINQLNFIMEANQTYLTSERLEREERNQTQVLRQQQDEAYLASLRADQEKERKKKEEQEQRRQEEEAARQTRLAEERRQRTLAEEKERKSECLPPEPPQDDPDSLEIIFKLPNDTRVKRRFLFSQSLAVIHDFLFSLKETPEKFQIVTNFPRRVLPCLPTEEQPNPPTLKETGLNRSEVLFVQDLTDD, encoded by the exons ATGGCGGCGCCAGAGGAGCAGGAATTATCTCAGGCTCAAACTGAGAAACTCCTCCAGTTTCAG GACCTGACGGGACTGGAGTCAATGGACCAATGCAGGCGCACATTAGAACAGCACAACTGGAACATCGAG GCTGCAGTACAAGACAGACTAAATGAGCAGGAAGGAGTTCCCAGCGTGTTTAACCCTCCCCCCGCCAGACCCTTACAGGTCAACACAGGAGACCACAGAGTTTATAGTTATATTGTCTCAAGGCCTCAGCCTAGA gGTTTATTAGGTTGGAGTTACTATTTGATAATGCTCCCATTCAGGTTTACATATTACACACTTATGGACATATTCAG GTTTGCCCTGCGATTTATTAGGCCAGATCCACGGGGTCGCGTCACGGATCCTGTCGGAGACGTCGTGTCCTTTATTCATAGTTTTGAAGAGAAATACGGACGGTCGCATCCTGTTTTCTACCAGGGAACATATAGTCAG GCTCTGAACGATGCCAAAAGGGAACTCCGCTACCTGTTAGTTTACCTTCATGGTGATGACCATCAGGACACTGATGAATTCTGCAG AAACACATTATGTACTGAAGAGGTACTGACTTTCATTAACACACGGATGCTGTTCTGGGCGTGTTCCACTAGCAGGCCTGAAGGATACAGAG TGTCTCAGGCTTTGCGGGAGAACACTTATCCCTTCCTGGCCATGATCATGCTGAAGGATCGCAAGATGACTGTGGTGGGGAGACTGGAAGGACTGATCCAGCCTGAGGATTTCATCAACCAGCTCAACTTCATCATGGAGGCTAATCAGACTTACCTGACCTCTGAAAGGCTCGAAAG GGAAGAGCGGAACCAGACGCAGGTGCTGCGGCAGCAGCAGGATGAGGCGTACCTGGCCTCTCTGCGAGCCGATCAGGAGAAGGAACGCAAAAAAAAGGAGGAGCAGGAGCAAAGACGGCAGGAGGAAGAAGCGGCACGTCAGACCCGCCTAGCCGAGGAGAGGAGGCAGAGG ACTCTCGCCGAAGAAAAAGAGCGCAAGTCCGAGTGTCTTCCCCCCGAGCCCCCACAGGACGACCCAGACAGCCTGGAAATCATTTTCAAGCTACCCAATGACACCCGCGTAAAGCGACGCTTCCTCTTTTCCCAATCTCTGGCG GTAATCCACGACTTCCTGTTCTCCTTAAAAGAGACGCCAGAGAAATTCCAGATTGTGACGAACTTCCCACGCCGCGTGCTGCCGTGTTTGCCTACGGAGGAGCAGCCAAACCCCCCGACGCTAAAGGAGACCGGCCTGAACCGCTCCGAGGTGCTCTTCGTGCAGGACCTCACAGACGATTGA